taaaaatgctgtctttgtaattgtgatttttggagaacaaaaatgtctttcagCCAAAGGCCCAAACTGTTATGTATTCATTGTCATCtgttcttgttgattttgaatTGTCCAAAATCCAAATTCAAAACGCAAATGTAGATATGAATCCACAGATTAACGCCATAAATTTAATTCAAACACGTGCAAACGTACTAATAAATATTGCTTTGAAaggccttttttaattaaattgagcGTCATATTTGTCTTCATTGTGAGTCGTTAAACGCATCAGCCTGGGCGTTTAATTTTGCTTAATTTAATAGGCTATATTATTTTACGAAATATACAATGCATTAAACATCGACCCGAACCAAAACCAATGATTTATGAACCACAGCTGAGCATGTACGACCAAATGTATTAGTATATAGTATAGCTATAATTTCAAAcggtgttttttaattaaatgtataTTACTTCGGCATGAGAGAAGCCCCATTAAATAAGAATAGAGTTCAACATGTCAAGATAAATTGCCGCGGCAAGGCAATCGCGAAATTATTGTCCAAATAGTCTTTATATTTGGCCTCGCCGAAGATCGTCTATTAATAGACGATCTTCGGCGAGGCATATCACGTTGGCATGGGAACATTCAACAACAAAACGGACTTTGCAGCAAGCAGAAACTCACCTCGAAGTCTCGGcagtaaaataaagaaaagtcgttggtgagtttttttaatttatttttttatatccagacttttcttttcctgCAAGGATGgagtgaaaaacaaacaaacaaaaaaagataaagtcTCGATGCAAAAAGCTGCTTGTCACACACGCAGTGGTTCTGTTGACGCGCCGTGCTTATCTCTTTGTCATAAAATGCCGAGTGTCGTGAGACGTGTGACGCAAAGAACCTCGGGACTTCTTGCCGTTTGACATTGCGCTCGTCACAGATTCCCCACTAAATGGCCCCAAAATTGAGCGGAAAAATAAAGCGGCGACGTTGAGCCGCTAAATGACGTCCCTCGTGTTCAAATTTCCTGCACACAGGTTTGAATCTTTTTCTCGAACCCCCACCCCCCCTGATCGGCGGCCGACACGATGACTCAAAGGCAGATCGTCCAAGGTGAGATGACTTGATTTGCCTCCCCCCGGCGTTAGCGAGGTCCCTCCGTGATTGCGTGTTTGTGTGCCCAACAGTCTTTGAGCAGTATAATAAATCCAGAATGCAGTTTGTGCAAACAATTGCGGATCTGGCGGATCGGCCGCAAAATATCGAAATACTCCAGAGAGCAGGTAAGAAGATACGTCACGAGTACGTCCGTTTGCAACATCTGCTGTGAGCCTGCAGCCGAGCACGCGACCCTCCTGCAGGTGTCATGTCTATGTTGAGGCCCCTGATGCTGGATGTGGTTCCTGGAATCCAGCAGAAAGCAGCCTTGGCGCTGGGCCGCCTGGCGGTCCACAACGCCGACCTGGCCGACAATTTGGTGAAGGAGGACATCCTGCCTCAGTTGATCCGCTCTCTAACCATACAGAATGTCAGTATACCATCATCAGTCTTCATCCATACTTttaagcagtggcggtccgtgcatttcctagtgacgccttcagcaaaaactattttatggctataaaacctctactgcagctatagctgcgacacataaaaaataatcaataacaatcaataacctcatacaattgaaatattatttaggaatatagccatattttactcaccaaaaatcatttttaactgtacacaatatccatcctccttttctatcgccatcggagctaatgctgaaagtcgagcctgtcctgtcgtatttcaggcatacgtttttatccgATTTAGTGcagaaaatgttcgttcccggttgtgacaggcttgcttgctttggagttgtctgacctttcttaatgatgtccagcttttttttcttgaaaagtccgtcttgaaaatggctttaaatcaacacaacaatatatttgcttgtgcagctcgctccagatacagtctgctagctctggctagtccactctatcactagccaatcatagttggtgaaagcgatgacgtatccctacacccgtgagaaggcattgtggtgttgccaactcgaaatctgattggttaaagcaacagtcttatcgacgcttgtttaatgcagcagagcctgcagaactgattgtgaaggccttgaggcagatttctgaccctggcaacaaataatggctgaaatgtgattggttaaatgcttcaatatgaaaacacacatctggaagcagtgcaaccagggggaaaagcaatgaaagcaagctaacagacaatttggaattatttaataagtattcatggacaaaatataattaacatcagtctgtaattcagatatttctcaggccagcagagaaggccttgaaggccctgacggcacaccactgcttttAAGATAGAGCAAACTGCACTTTCAGTGACACAAAATAGCTATACATGTATACTGTGCAACTCAAAAAGGTATAAGAGATTTTTAATATCAGTTACGATACTTACCGAGGTAGCATTTCCTCCCCCATTATCCCAAAAATTATTGTTCACAATTTTACTGAACAGTTTAAAAGTAGATTTGTTAAATTAGCAGGGTGGGGATAAAGTCATAAACTTACACGTGGCAACTAGCGATGTTTCTGAACCAATACATATAGCACacagaaatattttgttttcatttttatttcactttatgtactgctttatcctcactagggtcgcagggggtgctggagcctttcccagctgactctgggccagaggcggggagcaccctgaattgttggccagccaatcgcagggcataaggagacagacaaccattcacactcacactcatacttgggtgcaatttagagtgtccaatcagcctaccatgcatgtttttgggagtataaccagagtacccggagaaaacccacgcaggcccggggagatcatgcaaactccacacaggtggaccgacctggatttaaggccgacgagctaaccactcatccgccgggccgcccatacaaaaaataaataataatttgaataatAACCATGCTCAATTCAGCTATCCGGCGCACTGTTCCGTTTGCAAAGGATAGACCAGAACGAAATTgtcattaaaggaaaaaaatgggggaaaaactgcATTAATCTTAGCGTAgcaaaatcattcaaaatgttTCAATGAAGTTCCGCCGCAGTAAACAAAAACTAcaatataaaacacattttgttaAAGCCATGCCTCTGTAACACAatcacacaaaaaagcctttttttctccatgaaacgaaatgacatttttctatTCTTGTTCATCTCCGCAGAGGTTGTATAAGAAAGCAGCAGCGTTCGTGCTGCGTGCCGTGTCCAAACACTCTCCTGAGCTTGCTCAAGCTGTGGTAGCAAGCGGGGGGGTGGATGCGCTGGTTCTCTGTCTCGAGGACTTTGACCCCGGTGTGAAAGAAGCAGCTGCCTTAGCTCTTGGTTTTATTGCACGGCATAATGATGGTGAGAAacacaccgtattttctcgcacataagccgccccgcgtataagccgcaccctgcatgcatgtacatctatgtgtatgtatgtatatatgtatatgtatatgtgtatatatatgtgtgtgtgtatgtatgtatatgtgtgtgtgtatgtatatatatgtgtatgtacacgtatatgtatgtgtgtgtatgtacacatatatgtatatgtatgtgtatatatatgtatatatatatatatgtatatatatgtatatatgtatgtgtgtatatatgtatatatgtacatatatttatatataaatatatatatatatatatatatatatatatatatatatgtgtatatatatagtatatatcagcaacacgcttatttattcatatatttattcatgtatttatttattaacttacttattacctatctatgtctaaaatgcctttcctatttctgcatcctcaccctcttgctactgtaacaaaGAAAAATTCcctaatacgggatgaataaagttatccaatccaatccaaccctTAAACTTTCcttgaaatcgttgaattttacaatttctcacgtataacaGCCccctcacaattttcacctccatattcatggttttaacaggagtacaaatgtgctactttgaagggaaaatcttaaggaaaattattgcacgtggtatttctgagatactgtatgaatcaaaatcacattattagggtcaatgtcATAAGGaaattagtaattcatccagtaatggttgttttcttactacaaaacagaaaataatcaacaaatagtaaatgttaatttgccggcCTCGACTAGTGAAAGTATAGTAACcctgtaagtcttgtgcacatataagccgtacccctgattcagtcatcattttttcaagttacaaatatggcttatatgcgagaaaatacggtactttgtcATAATGGAGTTGGTCAGCATGGAGATCATTCTCTAATCTGCACATAAATTTGTTTCTAGCCTTGTCCCAGTCCATTGTGGATGCAGGTGCTGTCCCCATGCTGGTGTTGTGCCTCTTGGAGCCCGAAATTGCCCTCAAACGCACCGCAGCCTCTGTGCTCAGTGACATCTCTAAACACACGCCCGAACTGGCTCAAATTGTTGTAGAAGCGGGTGCTATTGCACATCTGGCGCAGATGATCCTCAATCAAGACACCAAACTCAGGGTAAGGAAATACTATAAAATTAATGACAACGttgggcttttttggggggcacaccttctattttctatttttgttaaGTCAATTAAATAATCAGCACAGCGCCATCAGCAGCCAAATTTCCTTGCGTCAGTCGTGGATGAAAAACTGATTTTGGAGGTCCAAAACGATAGAATTGTGAATGCACATAAGATTAATGCAAGAAAAGAGAGTGCTTGGGCCACTGTATCAGAAGCACCATGCCTGGATGATAAATTGATAAATTGTTTAGAGATAAATGAATAGTGTTTCAAAAATGCTGCCACTTTGTAATGTGTAAATATGGATGTACACTTTTAGTCACAGTGACAAAAACGGGAAAAGAACAGACAAGCTTGAGGCCAACAGTGGCATGTAAGGtatttgtgtttattaaatTGTTGCACGTTCCGTTGAGCTAATGAAAGCATTTCTTCTTGTCATTTGGGGAGTGGATTAAAGGGAACGATGGTTTGGATGCAATATCGGTTCATGCTGATGAAATCTTGGAACTTGTTTTGTAATGCTGACTTCAAAATATGTCCGCAGAACAACCCGCTCCGTCCCAAAACCACTCCGTGTTGATTTTATTCATGtgacttattttatttacttgATAAGATTTTGCAAGAACACAAAGATTTTGACTCTTGtcagatatatttaaaaaaataagaatgttATCCACTATTGCTATCCAATTATTTCCCACACTGACTGTTCAACAAATTCCATGCCCATGATGTTCCTGTCAACCACGGGGAACGTTGATTTTGGTGATTTGAAAGGGGTGTTTCAGGAGCATTTACTAATATTTTTATAAGATATTGCAGAATATAAATGGCATTTCCTGggcaaaaatgtataaaacgatctaatttttaaagttttattttttaaatcaatgacttTCACTGATCCTTCCATCATCAGTGATTATTTCTCCTACACTTGAGTAATTATGAGAGTTTGCACTTTTAGAATTTACAATAGAATTCTTAAATCCCATTCCATCTTGCTCTGTGGGGACTTTTTACAGAGTGAATCGTGTGCAAAATTGTTGCTACCTGCCTAACCAGAATAGTAACCGAAATAACTTAAAAGTAATGGAATTTTCCAAATTTCATATTGACTAGCCTAAAAGCAAAGTGATTTGTAAATCTTATTCggcatctggggaaaaaaagcagaaacATGCATTCTGAAGAGGCAAAGTTGTATATCTTCCTTGCAATTGAACATTCAGAAGTCTGTCTTTCCTCTTtctttatgcatgtttttgtggatTTCTAATGGCAAACCTGACACTATGAAGAATTGGTTTTCTGGTCTTATAGGATCTGTATGCATATGTTCTGCCTCAAGCAGGTAGACAACAAGGCAGCACAAATGCTAATGACACCTAGAGTAATTTATCATACTGTGAAAAACAACATTCTTAACTCTCACATATTGCATTATAATTTGATATAGTATGTACTTACTGTTAAAGTGTCTAGGCTAGCAACATCTGTTTTTTCTCCAAACAGCGGCAGGTCTTCTCTGCTTTAGGTCAGATCAGCAAACACTCGGTCTGCCTTGCAGAAATGGTGATTGAAGCAGACGTCTTCCCCGCGGCCATGATGTGCCTTCGCGATCCAGACGAGTGCGTGAAAAATAACGTCACCATTCTGATGAGAGAGGTGGTCAAACACACCCCTGAGGTAGGGTCCCCAGTCACTGAGCACCAACAACAAACATGCACAGTAAGATGTGTGTCACTGTTTTTGCAGCTGTCCCAAGTAATAGTAAACTGTGGTGGTACTTCGGAAGTGATCACTTACCTTGGCGAATGCCGTGGAAGTCTAAGGTTACCAGGGATTATGATGTTGGGATACGTGGCAGCGCACAGTGAGAACTTGGCCATGGCTGTCATTCTCTCTCAAGTATGTGCGTCACTTTTGCTCAGTGTTCTGTACGATTTTGCTTCCTCATCAGATTTAGCTACCAAAGCTTTTTCTGATAGATGTGCCTAACCATTTTTGCGACCAGTTTTTCGATAGCTGCATCCATTATTGTTGTGACCATCTGTAATGGAATTAACATtaataagtgaaaaaaaatcttccagctTCTGTTAATGGGGAAGCATATTTTGATGCTTCTTTGGCACCTATCAAAAGTGTTCCCAGTcatctggtactcggacgtttcgtcgaaagacgtttggtccccggacgtttggtccccggacgtttggtccccggacgtttggtcgactggacgtttggtcgaccggacgtttggtcgaccggacgtctggtagaacggacgtttggtagaatggacgtttggtagaacggacgtttggtagaacagacgtttggtcgccaggttgttactgttgaaaccagctctcaaaattataatcatgagagaaagcgagagagagagagatagatagagagtgactttaatatctaaatatctaatatcaaaatatcaacagtaaactctctgtcataatttgacagcgagcgaacccggcgaccaaacgtccgttctaccaaacgtccgttctaccaaacgtccggtcaaccaaacgtccggtcgaccaaacgtccggggaccaaacgtccagggaccaaacgtctttcgacgaaacgtccggtcacgcagtCATCTATGCATTCACAGATCAATGATATTCCCTTCAATACCCCCAAGACATCAATCACAGTTACTTTGGATGCGTTCCTAATTGTTACTTTTCGGCCAAAACGTATTTTGGTATGTTGATTGTTTCCAAAATGTGTTTGAAGGCGATGTTCTTGACAAAGTGAGCAAAACAAATTGGGGGTAACAAATGGCATAAGAATGCGCAGAACTGCAAAGTGGCAATTTCTGATGAGAATCAAGATATAGTAATTCTTTTTCAACTCCATTTGGAGTGGAGTGGCAGCTGGGTAATGCTTAGTTTCCTTCCAGGGCTTACTTCAACTGGCGCTCTGTTTATCCGAGGAGACGCAACATCACATTAAGGCCGTCACAGCCTGGTGCATTGGCCAGATAGGACATCACACGCCTGTGCATGCCAAGGCTGTTGCCACTGCCAACCTGCTGCCCAAGTTACTGCAACTCTACATGGATGCCAACAGTTCAGAAGACCTGCAGAACAAAGTATGTCATCCACTAAGAAATACACCCAGTTTGGTGAAACTCATTCCCAATTGAAATTCACAAACAAATCCTTTGCTTTAGAGTAAAAAGGCCCTGAAGATGATCTTACAAAAGTGTACCTTCCTTCCGGCGCTTGAGTCACTCCTCAACGATGCTCCGAGTAATATCATCAAACATGTCGTCTGCCAGTTCAGCAAGGCGAGTTGGTCCAAAACACTAGGACATCTGCAGTCAATTATTCCTCTCAAATGTCTTTGATTCTGTCTTCGCTCTTTTCGTATTGTAGGTGTTGCCTAATGACAGTCAGGCTCGCCGCCAGTTTGTAACCAGCGGAGGATTAAAGAAAGTGCAAGAAATCCAAGCGGAGCCGGGCTCTGTCCTGCAGGAACACATTAATTCAATTAACAGCTGCTTCCCAGAGGAAATAGTCAGGTATGAGTATGATATCTTTATAAGAAACTTCAACTTGTCGCATATACAGAGCTTTTCCTATGTTGAGTAGTAACACCATTCACAGCAGACTACAAGAAAATGGAAGTTACATGGAAATTGAATCCTTTTTTATGTTAAAGTCCCATAAAAAAGGTAATATTTTTTGCAGCCCGGCAGAAGACATTAAAATGTCACCACGCATCCAAGTATTGTTAGATTCAGTCTCTGATAAGGTCAAGGTCTCTGATATAAGAATAGAGGATTTCACAAATTTCTCCACTCAACTCTTAAAAAATGAAGTAATCcacatacaaacacatgcaGTTTCTGAGATAAGCGTTCTTGTCCTGAGACCATATCTAAAAAATTGTGCAAAAAGTATGCTTGAAATACCAAATATGTCTCGAGTACCccctaaaatgtcattttctcttTGTCCCCATCCctgtctcatctctcatctcattttctgaaccgctttatcctcactagggggatgctggagcctatcccagttgacttcgggatagaggagggggacaccctgaattggtggccagccaatcgcagggcacaaggagacaaacaaccattcacgctcacaccgaggggcaatttagagtgtccaatcagcataccatgcatgtctttggaatgtggcaggaaactggagtacttggagaaaacccacgcaaactccacacagatgagccgacctggatttgaacccaggtcccccactgtgaggccgacccccAACCCTGtgacaaaatgaaaattaaaaaaacttaaaatgacattaaaaatgtcatttttggggtaGTATTTGtttcagggcggcccggtggattgagtggttagcacatcggcctcacagcactgGGTGGGGccctggggttcaaatccaggttggtccacctgtgtggggtttgcatgttctccccgggcctgcgtgggtttcttcagggtactctggtttcctcccacattccaaaaacatgcattgtagactgattggacattctaaattgcccctaggtatgagtgtgactggccaccaattcaggatctCGTCCGCCTCTGGCACGAAGTCAGTTggcttaggctccagcaccccccgcgaggatgaagcggttcagaaaatgaatgaaaaaaaatgaacaaattatttGTTTCATGGTACTGTGGAAATATTggttcaaaaatatttcaaatattaaatattcatggaatcagttttaaaaaaaaaaatcatgatagcCGTGATTTTACCTCATGATGTGCATATCAATAATAATGACAGTAAATCTttacttattcatttaaattcgtCCTTTTGATCAGCAGTAACAGCTA
This Stigmatopora argus isolate UIUO_Sarg chromosome 17, RoL_Sarg_1.0, whole genome shotgun sequence DNA region includes the following protein-coding sequences:
- the spag6 gene encoding sperm-associated antigen 6, with the protein product MTQRQIVQVFEQYNKSRMQFVQTIADLADRPQNIEILQRAGVMSMLRPLMLDVVPGIQQKAALALGRLAVHNADLADNLVKEDILPQLIRSLTIQNRLYKKAAAFVLRAVSKHSPELAQAVVASGGVDALVLCLEDFDPGVKEAAALALGFIARHNDALSQSIVDAGAVPMLVLCLLEPEIALKRTAASVLSDISKHTPELAQIVVEAGAIAHLAQMILNQDTKLRRQVFSALGQISKHSVCLAEMVIEADVFPAAMMCLRDPDECVKNNVTILMREVVKHTPELSQVIVNCGGTSEVITYLGECRGSLRLPGIMMLGYVAAHSENLAMAVILSQGLLQLALCLSEETQHHIKAVTAWCIGQIGHHTPVHAKAVATANLLPKLLQLYMDANSSEDLQNKSKKALKMILQKCTFLPALESLLNDAPSNIIKHVVCQFSKVLPNDSQARRQFVTSGGLKKVQEIQAEPGSVLQEHINSINSCFPEEIVRYYSPGYSEVLLERLENFKIS